GTCGCACCGCCGGGCGTGACGACGATTTCTACGGAATTCGAGATCTACGATAGCGGTCTTCCAGATCCGGTGCCTGAGAATGCGTGGCAGCACGACATCAAGGATCTTCCGGATGACGTGCTCGTCTTTCTGCTCGGCAGCCGTTATTGCGATACGGACCGCCTTTCAGATTTCGCCTGGAAGACGTTTTCTTTTACCCCCTTGGGTTGGCCGCGGGTGAAGGCGATCCTGGATTTCGTCCACAATCACATCACCTTCAACTATCAGAAGGCTGATCTTCTCCGCACGGCTTTCGGAGGTTTTACCGATCAAACGGGCGTTTGCCGCGATTTTGCGCATCTTGCGATCACCCTATGCCGTTGCATGAATATTCCGGCGCGTTATTGCACCGGGTATCTGGGGGATATCGGCGTGCCTGATGATCCGAACCCAATGGATTTCAGTGCATGGTTTGAAGTCTATCTCGGCGGTCGCTGGCATACAGTTGATGCCCGACACAACAAGCCCCGGATAGGCCGCATCCTCATGGCCATCGGACGGGATGCCACGGACGTGGCGCTTTCAACTGCCTTCGGCCCCGCCATCTTGACGCAATTCGACGTGAC
This portion of the Allorhizobium ampelinum S4 genome encodes:
- a CDS encoding transglutaminase-like domain-containing protein, translating into MKIRAGFRIGYECQQETAMLLVLNIHPSRRTDLLQDQVLSFDRPIEAWGYFDGFGNACSRIVAPPGVTTISTEFEIYDSGLPDPVPENAWQHDIKDLPDDVLVFLLGSRYCDTDRLSDFAWKTFSFTPLGWPRVKAILDFVHNHITFNYQKADLLRTAFGGFTDQTGVCRDFAHLAITLCRCMNIPARYCTGYLGDIGVPDDPNPMDFSAWFEVYLGGRWHTVDARHNKPRIGRILMAIGRDATDVALSTAFGPAILTQFDVTTIEL